Part of the Thermoanaerobaculia bacterium genome, TGGTCTCCTCGTAATAGACGAGTCGGTGAAGGTGGTATTTCCGGCTGAAGCCGGGAACGAGCCCCGACCGGTGCTCGGCGATTCGCCTGGCAAGGTCGTTCGTAACACCGACGTAGAGGACGCGCCCGGCGTTCGTGAGGATGTAGACGAAATAGCTTTTCACCCGATGGCTCCCTCGGCGAATGATCCCGCGACTACGCGAGCAGATCCTTCGCTTCGCTCAGGATGACATGGGCGCGGCGCGTCAAGCAGCGGGCAGCACATGTCTCAGACAATCGCCACCGAGTTAAGCGGCGCGCAGCGTCCGCTTCAACTCGGCGCGTTCCGTCTTGACTACGTAATCGGGTCTTCCAGCGAAACGCCGAATAGACCGCTGATCATCTTCGGCTCGAACAGCGTCGATTTCTGGGGCAACACCTCGCCCTGGGCGACCACGTCCTGGACCGCGTCGATCGGCGTCGGGCGGAGCAGGATCGCCATCTGCGCTCCTCCCGAACGGGCGAGCTCGACGGCGGCGTCCTCGTCCTTCGGGAACGACACGTGCTCGCCGCGCTCGATCTGCGCCGGCTCGATCCCCAGCACCCCGCGCAGGAACGCGATCTCGAGCGTCGAGACGTCGAGCTTGCGCCAGGCGGCGCTCTTCTCGGCCGGCCAGGCAACCGGGGCATCCGGCCGGAG contains:
- a CDS encoding GIY-YIG nuclease family protein, coding for MKSYFVYILTNAGRVLYVGVTNDLARRIAEHRSGLVPGFSRKYHLHRLVYYEET